A single Leptidea sinapis chromosome 2, ilLepSina1.1, whole genome shotgun sequence DNA region contains:
- the LOC126975102 gene encoding zinc finger protein OZF-like, with amino-acid sequence MVKKSKSNSKEVKSQEVKNEEETDSTCVEPSLSSMKTQNVDVQNAHKIDILHVDQKPYSCNVCDKSFTHLSALNRHSAIHTGVKPYTCNVCGKSFCHSFNLKTHSRIHTGEKPYACNICGERFGQSRDLKIHNNIHTDEMPYSCSDCGKSFIHLSGLKRHSTMHTGEKPYTCNVCGKSFCQSFNLKIHSRKHTGEKPYPCNICGERFGLSRDLKIHKNIHTDEKPYSCKVCGKSFNESYALKLHNRIHTGEKPYSCNICDKSFYKSGDLQAHERMHTGEKPYSCLVCGKRFSRSNHLKMHIRIHTGDKPHSCNICDKSFYKSSDLKVHNRTHTGEKPYACFVCGNSFNHASTLKSHNRIHTGEKPYSCNTCGKTFSRSHDFKMHSKIHTDQPEQGT; translated from the coding sequence ATGGTGAAAAAAAGTAAATCTAATAGCAAAGAAGTTAAATCCCAAGAAGTTAAAAATGAAGAAGAAACTGATTCAACATGCGTCGAACCAAGCTTGTCGTCGATGAAAACGCAAAATGTGGACGTTCAAAATGCacataaaattgatattttacatGTCGATCAAAAACCGTACTCGTGCAACGTTTGTGATAAGAGTTTTACTCATTTAAGTGCTTTGAATAGACATTCTGCAATACATACTGGTGTAAAACCGTATACGTGTAATGTTTGTGGTAAAAGTTTCTGTCATTCATTTAACTTGAAAACACacagtagaatacataccggtgaaaaGCCGTATGCGTGTAATATATGTGGTGAAAGATTCGGTCAATCTCGTGATCTGAAAATACATAACAATATACATACAGATGAAATGCCTTATTCGTGTAGTGACTGTGGTAAGagttttattcatttaagtGGTTTGAAAAGGCATTCTACAATGCATACTGGTGAAAAACCGTATACGTGTAATGTTTGTGGTAAAAGTTTCTGTCaatcatttaatttgaaaatacacAGCAGAaaacatactggtgaaaagccgtaTCCTTGTAATATATGTGGTGAGAGATTCGGTCTATCTCGTGATctgaaaatacataaaaatatacatacagatgAAAAGCCCTATTCGTGTAAagtgtgtggtaagagttttaATGAATCTTATGCTTTAAAATTACATAACAGAATACATACTGGCGAAAAGCCGTATTCATGTAACATTTGTGATAAGAGTTTCTATAAATCTGGTGATTTGCAGGCACATGAAAGAATGCATACCGGTGAAAAGCCGTATTCATGTTTAGTTTGTGGTAAGAGGTTTAGTCGATCTAATCATTTGAAAATGCATATTAGAATACATACTGGCGATAAGCCGCATTCATGTAATATTTGTGATAAAAGTTTctacaaatctagtgatttaaAGGTACACAATAGAACACATACCGGTGAAAAGCCGTATGCGTGTTTTGTGTGTGGTAATAGTTTTAATCATGCTAGTACATTGAAGTCacataatagaatacataccggcGAAAAGCCCTATTCGTGTAATACTTGTGGTAAGACATTCAGTAGATCTCATGATTTCAAAATGCATAGTAAAATACATACTGACCAACCAGAGCAGGGCACGTAG
- the LOC126974859 gene encoding uncharacterized protein LOC126974859 codes for MEVEEAICVYLLLRKKERKKKRQYWVHPILRDRFTHGQFQTLYPKLRSFEPKFFNYLRMSINSFDELLEMMSKQIESNDTHMRSSVSPEEKLVITLRYLGTGCSFGELHYNFRLGKSTITGIVREVCETLWEKVTKNVMPEPSEDIWKKIAKDFEKYANFPNCIGAIDGKHIRITKPKDSGSLYYNYKTFFSIVLLALCDSNYCFTFIDIGSYGKSSDSAIFKNSAFYKRLIEKSLHIPKPKPISETDPKPLPYVIVGDEAFGLSENVMRPYAGKGLSYEKKIFNYRLSRARRFIECTFGILANKWRIFHRPINVNIDFAEDIIKACCVLHNFVRTRDGIQYEDTLHTAPMSNLITLHAGRGTPSSLNIRDKYANYFVNEGRVEWQDTKI; via the exons ATGGAAGTCGAAGAAGCAATATGTGTGTACTTGTTGCTCcgtaaaaaagaaagaaagaagaaacggCAGTATTGGGTGCATCCAATATTACGCGATCGGTTTACTCATGGTCAGTTTCAGACTTTATATCCAAAATTAAGAAGTTTTGAACCAAAATTCTTCAATTATTTGAGAATGTCGATAAATTCATTTGATGAATTATTAGAAATGATGAGTAAACAAATTGAATCTAATGATACCCATATGAGGTCAAGCGTGTCCCCAGAAGAAAAACTCGTGATCACATTAAg ataTCTGGGTACTGGTTGTTCCTTTGGAGAACTACATTACAACTTTCGTCTTGGCAAATCTACAATCACAGGAATTGTCCGTGAAGTATGTGAAACTCTGTGGGAAAAAGTCACAAAAAACGTCATGCCTGAACCCAGCgaagatatatggaagaaaATAGCTAaagattttgaaaaatatgCAAATTTTCCCAATTGCATAGGCGCCATAGATGGCAAGCATATAAGGATTACAAAACCCAAAGATTCGGGttctttgtattataattacaaaacttttttttccaTAGTACTGTTGGCACTTTGTGATAGTAACTATTGTTTTACTTTCATAGATATCGGATCTTACGGAAAAAGTAGTGATtctgcaatttttaaaaattcagcATTTTATAAAAGGTTAATAGAAAAGTCATTACACATACCAAAACCTAAACCAATATCTGAAACAGATCCTAAACCATTGCCATACGTCATAGTTGGCGATGAAGCGTTTGGTTTATCCGAAAATGTAATGCGACCCTATGCAGGTAAAGGGCTatcatatgaaaaaaaaatatttaattacaggtTATCAAGAGCTCGACGTTTTATTGAATGCACTTTCGGAATTCTGGCAAACAAGTGGCGCATTTTTCATAGGCCTATAAACGTGAATATAGACTTTGCCGAAGACATAATAAAGGCCTGTTGCGTGCTACACAATTTTGTTAGAACTAGAGATGGTATACAGTATGAAGATACTTTACATACTGCGCCAATGAGTAATCTTATTACATTACATGCAGGAAGGGGTACACCATCATCATTAAACATTAGAGACAAATATGCTAATTACTTTGTGAATGAGGGTCGTGTAGAATGGCAAGACacgaaaatatga
- the LOC126974867 gene encoding uncharacterized protein LOC126974867, translating into MDRFDTELFIDEVEKRPALWNIQCAEYSNKTIKNGAWQELVEIFGENEDSLEKKVLFGVSLQKKWKNIRDAYNKEFKKGKSIPSGSGACKGSKYMYFDRLSFLQKTIENKETITNIDEAKNEEIRNIDQKLDNFVNAREIQPVPNKRKKTKITSEERLANILENSIESRDKIQRQIQESMSKQDDDDKLFCMSLYKELKKVPENKRLATKIELLQVIQKGQKLPSPIHITSQQNTHNAVFWQNQQYSNPQGYFTGYSTIVPGESPSPLSCNSTDDSQSSIVQNIYSDV; encoded by the exons ATGGATCGCTTCGACACCGAGCTATTCATCGATGAGGTGGAAAAAAGACCTGCTTTGTGGAACATCCAATGTGCAGAATATTCTAACAAAACGATTAAAAACGGAGCTTGGCAGGAGCTGGTGGAGATTTTTGGAGAAAATGAGGATTCTTTGGAAAAGAAGGTTCTTTTTG GTGtatcattacaaaaaaaatggaagAACATCCGTGATGCTTATAATAAGGAATTCAAGAAAGGCAAATCAATTCCTTCTGGTTCTGGTGCATGTAAAGGTTCAAAATACATGTATTTCGACCGGCTTTCTTTTCTTCAGAAGACGATAGAAAACAAAGAAACTATCACAAACATAGATGAAGCCAAAAATGAAGAAATTCGGAACATTGACCAAAAGCtagataattttgtaaatgCACGTGAAATACAACCGGTACCCAATAAAAGGAAGAAAACTAAAATTACTTCAGAAGAGCGATTGGCTAACATATTAGAAAATAGTATTGAATCAAGAGATAAAATACAAAGACAAATACAAGAAAGTATGTCAAAGcaagatgatgatgataaacttTTTTGCATGTCATTGTATAAAGAGTTAAAGAAAGTTCCAGAAAATAAACGATTGGCTACTAAAATTGAATTGCTCCAGGTAATACAGAAAGGGCAGAAATTACCATCGCCTATTCATATCACGAGCCAGCAAAACACGCATAATGCAGTATTTTGGCAAAACCAACAATATTCAAACCCACAAGGATATTTCACTGGATATTCTACAATAGTACCAGGAGAGTCTCCATCGCCTTTATCATGCAATAGCACTGACGATTCACAGTCTTCTatagtacaaaatatatattctgacgtataa